From a region of the Saccharomyces paradoxus chromosome IV, complete sequence genome:
- the ADA2 gene encoding chromatin-binding transcription regulator ADA2 (Transcription coactivator~similar to YDR448W), whose amino-acid sequence MSNKFHCDVCSADCTNRVRVSCAICPEYDLCVPCFSQGSYSGNHRPYHDYRIIETNSYPILCSDWGADEELQLIKGAQTLGLGNWQDIADHIGSRDKEEVKEHYLKYYLESNYYPIPDITQNIHVPQDEFLEQRRHRIESFRERPLEPPRKPMASVPSCHEVQGFMPGRLEFETEFENEAEGPVKDMVFEPDDQPLDIELKFAILDIYNSRLTTRAEKKRLLFENHLMDYRKLQAIDKKRSKEAKELFNRIKPFARVMTALDFEEFSKDILEELHCRARIQQLQEWRSNGLTTLEAGLKYERDKQARISTFEKFGSSTAASLSEGNGRYRSNSAHRSNAEYTQNYSENGGRKKNMTISDIQHAPDYALLSNDEQQLCIQLKILPKPYLVIKEVTFRELLKTGGNLSKSACRELLNIDPIKANKIYDFFQHQNWM is encoded by the coding sequence ATGTCAAACAAGTTCCACTGTGACGTTTGTTCGGCCGATTGCACGAATAGAGTGAGAGTTTCATGTGCTATTTGCCCAGAATACGACTTATGCGTTCCATGCTTTTCACAAGGCTCGTATTCAGGAAACCATCGCCCATACCACGATTACAGAATAATAGAGACCAATTCATATCCCATTCTCTGTTCCGACTGGGGCGCCGATGAAGAATTGCAATTAATCAAAGGTGCACAGACCTTAGGGCTCGGCAATTGGCAGGATATTGCTGACCATATAGGCAGCAGGGATAAGGAGGAAGTTAAGGAAcattatttaaaatattatcTGGAAAGCAATTACTATCCAATACCCGATATCACTCAAAATATACATGTCCCACAAGATGAATTTTTAGAACAGCGAAGGCATAGAATCGAGTCCTTTAGAGAAAGACCATTAGAGCCTCCAAGGAAGCCCATGGCATCGGTTCCCAGCTGCCATGAAGTTCAGGGGTTTATGCCTGGCAGATTAGAATTCGAAacagaatttgaaaatgaagcGGAAGGTCCCGTAAAAGATATGGTTTTTGAACCCGATGATCAGCCTTTAGACATTGAATTGAAGTTTGCCATCTTGGACATCTACAATTCTAGATTGACGACAAGagcagaaaagaaaaggctATTATTCGAAAACCATTTAATGGATTACAGGAAATTGCAAGctattgataaaaaaaggagcAAAGAAGCTAAAGAACTCTTCAACCGCATAAAACCTTTTGCCCGTGTTATGACTGCACtggattttgaagaatttagTAAGGATATACTAGAAGAATTACATTGCAGGGCAAGAATACAGCAATTGCAGGAATGGAGGAGCAATGGGTTAACAACATTAGAAGCAGGTCTCAAGTATGAACGAGATAAGCAAGCTAGAATTAGCacttttgagaaatttgGCTCTTCTACGGCGGCATCACTAAGTGAGGGTAATGGTCGTTATAGGTCGAATTCCGCACATAGATCGAACGCTGAATATACCCAAAACTATAGCGAAAATGGCggtagaaagaaaaatatgacTATAAGTGATATTCAGCATGCACCTGACTACGCGCTGTTATCCAACGACGAGCAGCAACTTTGTATTCAGCTCAAAATTTTACCAAAACCGTATCTCGTCATAAAAGAGGTAACGTTCAGGGAGCTATTGAAGACTGGCGGTAATCTGAGCAAAAGTGCATGTAGGGAACTTCTCAATATAGATCCCATAAAAgcaaacaaaatatacgatttttttcaacatcaaaATTGgatgtga
- the UTP6 gene encoding snoRNA-binding rRNA-processing protein UTP6 (Nucleolar protein~similar to YDR449C) gives MSKTRYYLEQCIPEMDDLVEKGLFTKNEVSLIMKKRTDFEHRLNSRGSSISDYIKYISYETNVNKLRAKRCKRILQAKKTNSLSDWSIQQRIGFIYQRGTNKFPQDLKFWAMYLNYMKARGNQTSYKKIHNIYNQLLKLHPTNVDIWISCAKYEYEVHANFKSCRNIFQNGLRFNPDVPKLWYEYVKFELNFITKLINRRKVMGLINEREQELDMLNEQKNNQTLDEEKSHVQVPSTGDSMKDKLNELPEADISVLGNAETNPALRGDIALTIFDVCMKTLGKHYINKHKGYYAISDSKMNIELNKEALNYLFYESMRYIQLFDEFLDLERDHLINHVLQFWKNDMYDLSLRNDLPELYLKTIMIDTTLNIRYMPVERLDIDQLQLSVKKYFAYISKLDSMLVKSLRSEYSTYLQDNYLKKMNAEDDPRYKVLNLIISKL, from the coding sequence ATGTCGAAGACAAGATACTATTTGGAACAATGTATTCCTGAAATGGATGACTTGGTGGAGAAGGGACTTTTCACTAAAAATGAAGTTTCCTTAatcatgaaaaaaagaaccgATTTTGAACATAGATTGAATTCTAGAGGGTCCAGCATAAGCGACTACATAAAATACATTAGTTATGAAACTAACGTCAACAAATTACGTGCCAAACGGTGTAAGAGAATCTTACAAGCTAAGAAGACGAACAGTCTATCTGATTGGTCCATTCAACAAAGAATAGGCTTTATATATCAAAGAGGAACAAACAAATTTCCACAAGATTTAAAGTTCTGGGCAATGTACTTGAATTACATGAAAGCAAGAGGTAACCAAACAtcatataaaaaaattcacaaCATTTATAACCAGCTATTGAAGTTGCACCCAACCAATGTGGACATTTGGATTAGTTGTGCGAAATACGAATATGAAGTTCATGCCAATTTCAAGAGTTGTAGAAATATCTTTCAGAATGGGTTGAGGTTTAATCCTGATGTACCCAAATTATGGTATGAATATGTGAAGTTCGAGTTAAATTTCATCACTAAGTTAATTAACAGAAGAAAAGTGATGGGCTTAATTAATGAAAGAGAGCAGGAGCTCGACATGCtaaatgaacaaaaaaataatcaaaCCCTTGATGAAGAGAAATCTCATGTACAAGTTCCATCAACTGGTGATTCAATGAAAGATAAATTAAACGAATTACCAGAGGCGGATATAAGCGTACTAGGTAATGCAGAGACTAACCCAGCATTGCGTGGTGACATTGCATTAACTATTTTCGATGTGTGTATGAAAACTTTGGGCAAACATTACATTAACAAGCACAAAGGTTACTATGCCATTTCGGACTCTAAAATGAATATTGAACTAAATAAAGAGGCTTTAAATTATTTGTTCTATGAGTCAATGAGGTACATTCAATTATTCGATGAATTTCTAGACCTGGAAAGAGATCATCTTATCAATCACGTGTTacaattttggaaaaatgaCATGTACGATCTTTCGCTCCGTAATGATTTACCAGAGTTGTActtgaaaacaataatgattGACACCACTCTAAATATCAGATACATGCCAGTTGAAAGACTCGATATTGACCAATTACAATTGTCTGTTAAGAAGTATTTTGCATATATATCGAAATTGGATAGCATGCTGGTAAAGTCATTGAGAAGCGAGTATTCTACATATTTACAAGacaattatttgaaaaagatgaatGCAGAAGATGATCCTAGGTATAAAGTTTTAAACTTAATTATCAGCAAACTTTAA